One genomic region from Streptomyces sp. NBC_01304 encodes:
- a CDS encoding MarR family winged helix-turn-helix transcriptional regulator produces the protein MTAMAPRRTEPDLSFLLDHTSHVLRTQMSARLGEIGLTPRMHCVLVHALEEERTQAQLAEIGDMDKTTMVVTVDALEKAGLAERRPSSTDRRARIIAVTEDGAKVAKKSQKIVDHVHQSALDALPDDERVVLLRALNRLVAGHLETAEEGPRAARRVRQKG, from the coding sequence ATGACAGCCATGGCACCCCGACGCACCGAACCGGACCTGTCCTTCCTCCTGGACCACACCAGCCACGTGTTGCGGACCCAGATGAGTGCGCGGCTCGGCGAGATCGGGCTGACCCCGCGCATGCACTGCGTCCTCGTGCACGCCCTGGAGGAGGAGCGCACCCAGGCGCAGCTCGCCGAGATCGGGGACATGGACAAGACCACGATGGTGGTGACCGTCGACGCCCTGGAGAAGGCGGGCCTCGCCGAGCGCAGGCCGTCGAGCACCGACCGGCGGGCCCGGATCATCGCGGTGACCGAGGACGGGGCGAAGGTCGCCAAGAAGAGCCAGAAGATCGTCGACCACGTCCACCAGAGCGCCCTCGACGCCCTGCCCGACGACGAGCGCGTGGTGCTGCTGCGGGCGCTGAACCGGCTGGTCGCGGGCCATCTGGAGACAGCGGAAGAGGGGCCGCGGGCGGCACGGCGGGTGCGTCAGAAGGGCTGA
- a CDS encoding MFS transporter — protein MLMTVLDGSIVTVAMPAIQDDLGFTPTGLSWVVNAYLIAFGSLLLLAGRLGDLIGRKRMFLAGTGVFTGASLLAGVAASPAVLIAARFLQGVGSAMAAAVSLGILITLFTEPRERAKAIAIFSFTGAAGASIGQVLGGVLTEALTWNWIFFINLPIGIAALLVALPALPGDRGLGLKAGADALGALLVTSGLTLGIYTVVKIEEYGATSAHTLGLGSLALALLAGFVVRQAKTANPLMPLRIFRSRSVTGANVVQMLMIAALFSFQVLVALYLQNVLGYGAAKTGLAMLPAAVVIGAVSLGVSARLNARFGERNVLLAGLVLLVGVLGLLTRLPDQAAQVNYFTDLLPVMLLAAGFGLALPALTSLGMSGAKSEDAGLASGLFNTTQQIGMAVGVAVLSTLAASRTESLTEAGRSASEALTGGFHLAFGVGAGLIVAAFAVAFTVLRAPRR, from the coding sequence ATGCTGATGACGGTCCTCGACGGCAGCATCGTCACCGTCGCCATGCCGGCCATCCAGGACGACCTCGGATTCACCCCGACCGGACTGAGCTGGGTCGTCAACGCCTACCTCATCGCCTTCGGTTCGCTGCTCCTGCTGGCCGGGCGCCTCGGCGATCTCATCGGCCGCAAACGGATGTTCCTGGCAGGGACGGGGGTGTTCACCGGCGCCTCACTCCTCGCCGGAGTCGCCGCATCGCCCGCGGTCCTGATCGCCGCCCGCTTCCTCCAGGGCGTCGGCAGTGCGATGGCCGCCGCCGTCAGTCTCGGCATCCTGATCACGCTCTTCACCGAACCCCGCGAACGGGCCAAGGCCATCGCGATATTCAGCTTCACCGGCGCGGCCGGCGCCTCGATCGGGCAGGTCCTCGGCGGCGTACTCACCGAGGCGCTCACCTGGAACTGGATCTTCTTCATCAACCTCCCGATCGGCATCGCGGCCCTGCTCGTCGCCCTCCCCGCCCTGCCCGGCGACCGCGGCCTCGGCCTGAAGGCCGGCGCGGACGCGCTCGGCGCGCTGCTCGTCACCTCCGGCCTGACGCTCGGCATCTACACGGTGGTCAAGATCGAGGAGTACGGCGCCACTTCGGCCCACACGCTCGGCCTCGGCTCTCTCGCACTCGCCCTGCTCGCCGGCTTCGTCGTCCGCCAGGCCAAGACGGCCAACCCCCTGATGCCGCTCCGGATCTTCCGCTCCCGCAGCGTGACCGGCGCGAACGTCGTCCAGATGCTGATGATCGCCGCCCTCTTCTCCTTCCAGGTCCTCGTCGCGCTCTACCTGCAGAACGTCCTCGGCTACGGCGCCGCCAAGACCGGCCTCGCGATGCTGCCGGCCGCGGTCGTCATCGGCGCGGTCTCCCTGGGCGTCTCGGCCCGCCTCAACGCCCGCTTCGGCGAGCGCAACGTGCTGCTGGCCGGCCTTGTCCTCCTCGTCGGCGTACTCGGCCTCCTGACCCGACTGCCCGACCAGGCCGCCCAGGTCAACTACTTCACCGACCTGCTCCCCGTGATGCTCCTCGCCGCCGGCTTCGGCCTGGCGCTGCCCGCCCTGACCTCGCTGGGCATGTCCGGCGCGAAGTCCGAGGACGCGGGTCTGGCCTCCGGCCTCTTCAACACGACCCAGCAGATCGGCATGGCCGTCGGCGTCGCGGTCCTCTCCACCCTTGCCGCCTCCCGCACGGAGTCCCTGACCGAGGCGGGCCGCTCCGCCTCCGAAGCCCTGACCGGCGGATTCCACCTGGCCTTCGGGGTCGGGGCGGGCCTGATCGTCGCGGCCTTCGCGGTGGCCTTCACGGTCCTTCGGGCGCCGCGCCGCTAG
- a CDS encoding ATP-binding protein, with translation MNHPTPAQAPPLDPSYRMSLTVGAHSARHLRQILRLLLHAWRMPELTDGAGLALTELASNVIRHVPGRRCTILIARRPEGIRVEVDDKSPRLPRTADEGSELTENNRGLLLIEGVTDRWGVARNPDPAARPGKTVWFECDALSED, from the coding sequence ATGAATCACCCAACTCCCGCCCAGGCCCCGCCCCTTGACCCCTCGTACCGCATGAGCCTCACCGTCGGTGCGCACTCCGCCCGGCACCTGCGCCAGATCCTCCGTCTGCTCCTGCACGCCTGGCGCATGCCGGAACTCACGGACGGCGCCGGGCTCGCGCTCACCGAGCTGGCCTCGAACGTCATAAGGCATGTCCCGGGCAGGCGCTGCACGATCCTGATCGCCCGCCGCCCCGAGGGGATCCGGGTCGAGGTCGACGACAAGAGCCCCCGTCTGCCGCGTACGGCAGACGAGGGCTCCGAACTGACCGAGAACAACCGGGGGTTGCTCCTCATCGAGGGTGTAACTGACCGCTGGGGCGTCGCCCGGAACCCCGACCCCGCTGCCCGACCGGGCAAAACCGTCTGGTTCGAGTGCGACGCCCTCAGCGAGGACTAG
- a CDS encoding helix-turn-helix domain-containing protein gives MANIRDLDPGASPLDYYGSELRRLREDADLRQGELGSVVFCSGSLIGQIETAHKVPTRELSERLDAALGSDGHFTRLVGLVLRSQLPTWFQAYAELEAKAAYISTYQAQLVYGLLQTEAYARAVLGVRGEDDLDTKVAARLERQRILEREEPPLIWVVLSEAVLHQEIGGPEVMRNQLAHLLGTRQREWVRLQVLPFEVGEHAGLPGTFNLLRFDGDPDLVYTEDFVQGHMTANPQALREGSLRYDHLQAAALSVEKSAALIARVSEERYGQAAGPDGRAVA, from the coding sequence ATGGCCAACATCCGCGATCTGGATCCCGGCGCTTCGCCGCTGGACTACTACGGCTCGGAACTGCGCCGCCTGCGCGAGGACGCGGACCTCAGACAAGGGGAGCTGGGCTCCGTCGTCTTCTGCTCCGGCTCACTGATCGGCCAGATCGAGACGGCCCACAAGGTCCCCACCCGCGAGCTCTCGGAGCGGCTCGACGCCGCACTCGGCTCGGACGGGCACTTCACGCGGCTCGTGGGCCTTGTGCTGCGCAGCCAGTTGCCGACGTGGTTCCAGGCGTACGCGGAGCTGGAAGCGAAGGCCGCGTACATCTCCACCTACCAGGCCCAGTTGGTGTACGGCCTGCTGCAGACCGAGGCGTACGCACGGGCCGTACTCGGCGTACGCGGCGAGGACGACCTCGACACCAAGGTCGCCGCGCGACTGGAGCGCCAGCGGATCCTGGAGCGCGAGGAACCGCCGCTGATCTGGGTCGTACTGAGCGAGGCGGTGCTGCACCAGGAGATCGGCGGCCCGGAGGTCATGCGAAACCAACTCGCCCATCTGTTGGGTACGCGGCAGCGGGAGTGGGTGCGGTTGCAGGTTCTGCCGTTTGAGGTGGGTGAGCATGCGGGACTGCCGGGCACGTTCAATCTCTTGCGCTTCGATGGCGACCCGGACCTCGTCTACACCGAGGACTTCGTCCAGGGCCACATGACCGCCAACCCGCAAGCTCTCAGGGAGGGTTCGCTCCGTTACGATCATTTGCAGGCTGCCGCGCTCTCCGTAGAGAAATCGGCGGCACTGATCGCCCGCGTATCGGAGGAGCGTTATGGACAGGCAGCTGGACCTGACGGCCGCGCTGTGGCGTAA
- a CDS encoding DUF397 domain-containing protein, which translates to MDRQLDLTAALWRKSSYSSDTGGDCIECAPLDGAAWRKSSYSGDTGGECVEIAHLNPHVAVRDSKNPQGPAFTVSPEAFARFVEAAVQGEL; encoded by the coding sequence ATGGACAGGCAGCTGGACCTGACGGCCGCGCTGTGGCGTAAGTCCTCGTACAGCAGCGACACCGGCGGCGACTGCATCGAGTGCGCCCCCCTGGACGGCGCCGCATGGCGTAAGTCCTCGTACAGCGGAGACACCGGCGGCGAGTGCGTCGAGATCGCTCACCTCAACCCCCACGTCGCCGTCCGCGACTCCAAGAACCCCCAAGGCCCCGCCTTCACCGTCAGCCCCGAAGCCTTCGCCCGCTTCGTCGAGGCCGCTGTGCAGGGGGAGCTCTAG
- a CDS encoding quinone oxidoreductase family protein: MRAIQVYEVGGPEVLQEAEVDQPRPGPGEAVVEVAASGVNFLDVYHREGRYSLPLPFTPGAEGAGTVVEVGPGVADVAVGDRVGWVEIPGTYAERAVVDSSRLVPLPDDIGFETAAAVLLQGMTAHYLVKDAYPVQGGDTVLVHAAAGGMGLLLTQLITHLGGRVIGTTSTTAKAELAKRAGAAEVILSSAVDDLATEVRRLNGGQGLPVVFDGVGAHTFDASLASLRTRGHLVLFGAASGAVPPFDPIRLAHGGSLTLIRPSLGDFIADRSELLRRAADVFEWVRSKALEVTVTGRYALSEAAQAHSDLEARRTTGKLLLVPDAAAIGRHEETQS, from the coding sequence ATGCGAGCGATTCAGGTGTACGAAGTGGGCGGTCCCGAGGTGCTGCAGGAGGCCGAGGTGGACCAGCCGCGGCCGGGTCCGGGCGAGGCGGTCGTGGAGGTCGCCGCATCCGGGGTCAACTTCCTCGACGTCTACCACCGCGAAGGCCGGTACAGCCTCCCGCTGCCCTTCACCCCGGGCGCCGAGGGCGCCGGCACGGTCGTCGAAGTGGGACCCGGCGTCGCTGACGTCGCAGTCGGGGACCGGGTCGGTTGGGTGGAGATTCCCGGCACGTATGCCGAGCGGGCCGTCGTGGACTCCTCCCGGCTGGTGCCGCTGCCCGACGACATCGGCTTCGAGACAGCCGCCGCCGTGCTCCTCCAAGGCATGACCGCGCACTATCTCGTCAAGGACGCCTACCCGGTTCAGGGGGGCGACACGGTGCTCGTGCATGCGGCTGCCGGCGGCATGGGGCTGCTTTTGACCCAGCTCATCACCCATCTCGGCGGCAGGGTGATCGGCACGACGTCGACCACGGCCAAGGCCGAGCTGGCGAAGCGTGCCGGGGCCGCTGAGGTGATCCTTTCCTCCGCAGTCGACGATCTCGCAACCGAGGTGAGGCGGCTCAACGGCGGTCAGGGACTGCCGGTTGTCTTCGACGGCGTCGGCGCGCACACCTTCGATGCGAGCCTCGCCAGCCTGCGAACCCGCGGCCATCTCGTGCTCTTCGGCGCGGCAAGTGGTGCCGTGCCGCCGTTTGATCCGATTCGGCTCGCCCATGGCGGTTCGCTGACCCTGATCCGGCCCAGCCTCGGGGACTTCATCGCCGATCGGTCCGAACTGCTCCGACGGGCCGCCGATGTGTTCGAGTGGGTGCGCTCCAAGGCGCTTGAGGTCACCGTGACGGGCCGCTACGCATTGTCCGAGGCCGCCCAGGCCCACAGCGATCTGGAGGCTCGGCGTACCACCGGCAAGCTGCTCCTCGTACCCGATGCGGCCGCTATTGGACGCCACGAGGAGACGCAGAGCTGA
- a CDS encoding helix-turn-helix domain-containing protein, giving the protein MDTVDLLLHPVRLRIVHAMSGERTLTTSQLCALLPDVSKATVYRHVGLLADGGLLEVEGEQRVRGAVERRYRLRRERAVIDADAAASVSVEGHRQVFAVAMATLLAEFNAYLDRPDADPAADLVGYRQHAMWLSPDELGELIGELRDVLVRRIGQEPSPERTRYLISPILFPAEGAAGVGAGAGVGSGAGAGAGCAVGAEGGEG; this is encoded by the coding sequence ATGGACACGGTCGACCTGCTTCTGCATCCCGTACGGCTGCGCATCGTGCACGCGATGTCCGGCGAACGGACGCTGACCACCTCGCAGTTGTGCGCGCTGCTGCCCGACGTGTCGAAGGCGACGGTGTACCGCCACGTCGGCCTGCTCGCCGATGGGGGCCTGCTCGAAGTCGAGGGCGAGCAGCGCGTGCGGGGTGCGGTCGAGCGCCGCTACCGGCTGCGGCGGGAGCGCGCCGTGATCGACGCGGATGCCGCCGCGTCCGTCTCGGTCGAGGGGCACCGGCAGGTGTTCGCCGTGGCGATGGCGACGCTGCTGGCCGAGTTCAACGCCTACCTCGACCGGCCCGACGCCGACCCTGCCGCCGACCTGGTGGGGTACCGGCAGCATGCGATGTGGCTCAGCCCGGATGAACTGGGCGAGCTGATCGGCGAGTTGCGGGACGTGCTGGTACGCCGGATCGGCCAGGAGCCCTCGCCGGAGCGGACGCGGTACCTGATCAGCCCGATCCTGTTTCCGGCGGAGGGGGCGGCTGGGGTTGGGGCTGGGGCTGGGGTTGGGTCTGGGGCTGGGGCTGGGGCTGGCTGTGCGGTGGGGGCGGAGGGTGGGGAGGGGTAG
- a CDS encoding alpha/beta fold hydrolase, with translation MTGTTTTPPLGRLHDIGAGRHLMLHRSGTGGPTAVFLAGVGMMSLDYLNIHRRVAESTTSVLYDRGGNGWSYPAQLPRTAGEVTDELRQLLHDADVPGPYLLIGHSLGGAYARHYARRFPHEVAGLLLLDPFHEDLAVRAPRQARERLDAMMEQMGSQESESESESESESESVEFTAEQLEQARAQLVQHFAPWPEAVRGPLAERHLDTWRTAGRENQNLYDKVADELRDAPATPDVPLIVLTAMGHDATQAHLWPAELLHEINELKRTLHAELAAESPYGEQRVLGDAGHGWLHEERPDAVTQAVNDLLSRAS, from the coding sequence ATGACCGGCACGACGACCACACCTCCCCTCGGGCGGCTGCACGACATCGGTGCCGGCCGCCACCTGATGCTGCACCGCTCCGGCACCGGCGGCCCCACCGCGGTGTTCCTGGCAGGGGTGGGCATGATGAGCCTGGACTACCTGAACATCCACCGCCGTGTCGCCGAGTCGACCACGAGCGTCCTCTACGACCGTGGCGGCAACGGCTGGAGCTACCCCGCCCAACTCCCCCGCACGGCAGGTGAAGTCACCGACGAACTGCGCCAGTTGCTGCACGACGCCGACGTTCCCGGACCGTACCTGCTGATCGGCCACTCCCTGGGCGGCGCCTACGCGCGCCACTACGCGAGGCGATTCCCGCACGAGGTGGCCGGGCTGCTGCTGCTCGACCCCTTCCATGAGGACCTGGCGGTCCGGGCGCCCCGGCAGGCGCGGGAGAGGCTCGACGCGATGATGGAGCAGATGGGGAGTCAGGAGTCGGAGTCGGAGTCAGAGTCAGAGTCGGAGTCGGAGTCGGTCGAGTTCACGGCGGAACAGCTCGAACAGGCCCGAGCCCAGCTCGTCCAGCACTTCGCCCCTTGGCCGGAGGCGGTCCGTGGGCCGCTGGCCGAGCGGCACCTCGACACCTGGCGAACCGCCGGGCGGGAGAACCAGAACCTGTACGACAAGGTCGCCGACGAACTCCGCGACGCCCCCGCCACCCCGGACGTACCCCTGATCGTGCTCACGGCGATGGGCCACGACGCGACCCAGGCCCACTTGTGGCCCGCGGAACTTCTGCACGAGATCAACGAGCTCAAGCGCACGCTGCACGCCGAGTTGGCAGCCGAGTCTCCGTACGGCGAGCAGCGGGTTCTCGGTGACGCGGGGCACGGGTGGCTGCACGAGGAGCGGCCGGACGCGGTGACTCAGGCCGTCAACGACCTGCTCTCGCGCGCCAGTTGA